A section of the Sceloporus undulatus isolate JIND9_A2432 ecotype Alabama chromosome 3, SceUnd_v1.1, whole genome shotgun sequence genome encodes:
- the PRSS23 gene encoding serine protease 23 isoform X1, translating into MRKRSGIAMVGLPVFLLFLSTVKGVLPSQSLWKPTWPSYKVPVVLPQLTVNLDKPQFDAEAKLEVTSPCGPSCHKRSPLPTYEEVKEYLSYETLYSNGSRTETEVGIYVVTGGSTGGQSRSRTKRQIYGYDTRFSIFGKDFLLNYPFSTSVKLSTGCTGTLVAEKHVLTAAHCIHDGKSYVKGAKKLRVGFLRPRPKDGSKGANVSSSLEPEKLKFQWIRVKRTHVPKGWIKGNANDIGMDYDYALLELKKPHKRKFMKIGVSPTARQLPGGRIHFSGYDNDRPGNLVYRFCDVKDETYDLLYQQCDAQPGASGSGVYVRMWKRQNHKWERKIIGIFSGHQWVDTNGSPQDFNVAVRITPLKYAQICYWITVQPPEAESLLQFLLALQMVCGRGMETSAFVLIDRRTDPHC; encoded by the exons ATCAGGGATTGCTATGGTGGGCCTACCTGTTTTTCTCTTATTTCTGTCCACCGTAAAAGGTGTCTTACCTTCccaatctctctggaagccaaccTGGCCATCCTACAAGGTCCCAGTTGTTTTGCCACAGTTGACTGTTAATTTGGACAAACCCCAGTTTGATGCAGAAGCCAAACTGGAAGTGACGTCCCCTTGTGGTCCCTCCTGCCACAAACGTTCTCCACTTCCAACTTACGAAGAAGTGAAGGAATATTTGTCCTACGAGACTTTGTACTCCAATGGTTCCCGCACTGAGACAGAAGTTGGCATCTATGTTGTTACTGGTGGCAGCACAGGGGGACAAAGCAGATCTCGGACCAAAAGACAAATCTACGGATATGACACGAGGTTTAGCATTTTTGGCAAAGACTTCTTGTTAAACTATCCTTTTTCCACTTCTGTGAAGTTGTCTACAGGCTGCACAGGAACACTGGTGGCTGAGAAACATGTCTTGACAGCTGCTCATTGCATTCACGATGGCAAAAGTTATGTCAAGGGAGCCAAGAAACTGCGAGTAGGGTTTCTGAGGCCCAGACCAAAAGATGGTAGCAAAGGGGCAAATGTCAGTAGTTCTCTAGAGCCAGAGAAATTGAAATTCCAGTGGATCCGAGTGAAACGGACCCATGTCCCCAAAGGGTGGATAAAAGGGAACGCCAATGACATTGGCATGGACTATGACTATGCCCTATTGGAACTCAAGAAACCTCACAAGCGGAAGTTCATGAAAATAGGGGTGAGCCCAACAGCAAGGCAGTTGCCTGGAGGAAGGATTCATTTCTCAGGCTACGACAATGATCGACCAGGCAACCTGGTCTACCGTTTCTGCGATGTCAAGGATGAAACGTACGATCTCTTGTACCAACAGTGCGATGCCCAGCCAGGGGCCAGTGGCTCTGGGGTTTACGTGCGAATGTGGAAGAGACAAAATCACAAATGGGAACGTAAAATCATTGGGATTTTTTCTGGGCACCAATGGGTGGACACCAATGGCTCACCCCAGGATTTCAATGTGGCCGTCCGCATTACTCCTCTCAAATATGCACAGATTTGTTATTGGATCACGG TGCAACCGCCAGAAGCAGAatctctgttgcaattcctccttgcactgCAGATGGTTTGTGGGAGAGGAATGGAGACATCAGCCTTTGTCCtaattgacaggagaacagatcccCATTGCTAG
- the PRSS23 gene encoding serine protease 23 isoform X2 — MRKRSGIAMVGLPVFLLFLSTVKGVLPSQSLWKPTWPSYKVPVVLPQLTVNLDKPQFDAEAKLEVTSPCGPSCHKRSPLPTYEEVKEYLSYETLYSNGSRTETEVGIYVVTGGSTGGQSRSRTKRQIYGYDTRFSIFGKDFLLNYPFSTSVKLSTGCTGTLVAEKHVLTAAHCIHDGKSYVKGAKKLRVGFLRPRPKDGSKGANVSSSLEPEKLKFQWIRVKRTHVPKGWIKGNANDIGMDYDYALLELKKPHKRKFMKIGVSPTARQLPGGRIHFSGYDNDRPGNLVYRFCDVKDETYDLLYQQCDAQPGASGSGVYVRMWKRQNHKWERKIIGIFSGHQWVDTNGSPQDFNVAVRITPLKYAQICYWITGNYQHCREG, encoded by the coding sequence ATCAGGGATTGCTATGGTGGGCCTACCTGTTTTTCTCTTATTTCTGTCCACCGTAAAAGGTGTCTTACCTTCccaatctctctggaagccaaccTGGCCATCCTACAAGGTCCCAGTTGTTTTGCCACAGTTGACTGTTAATTTGGACAAACCCCAGTTTGATGCAGAAGCCAAACTGGAAGTGACGTCCCCTTGTGGTCCCTCCTGCCACAAACGTTCTCCACTTCCAACTTACGAAGAAGTGAAGGAATATTTGTCCTACGAGACTTTGTACTCCAATGGTTCCCGCACTGAGACAGAAGTTGGCATCTATGTTGTTACTGGTGGCAGCACAGGGGGACAAAGCAGATCTCGGACCAAAAGACAAATCTACGGATATGACACGAGGTTTAGCATTTTTGGCAAAGACTTCTTGTTAAACTATCCTTTTTCCACTTCTGTGAAGTTGTCTACAGGCTGCACAGGAACACTGGTGGCTGAGAAACATGTCTTGACAGCTGCTCATTGCATTCACGATGGCAAAAGTTATGTCAAGGGAGCCAAGAAACTGCGAGTAGGGTTTCTGAGGCCCAGACCAAAAGATGGTAGCAAAGGGGCAAATGTCAGTAGTTCTCTAGAGCCAGAGAAATTGAAATTCCAGTGGATCCGAGTGAAACGGACCCATGTCCCCAAAGGGTGGATAAAAGGGAACGCCAATGACATTGGCATGGACTATGACTATGCCCTATTGGAACTCAAGAAACCTCACAAGCGGAAGTTCATGAAAATAGGGGTGAGCCCAACAGCAAGGCAGTTGCCTGGAGGAAGGATTCATTTCTCAGGCTACGACAATGATCGACCAGGCAACCTGGTCTACCGTTTCTGCGATGTCAAGGATGAAACGTACGATCTCTTGTACCAACAGTGCGATGCCCAGCCAGGGGCCAGTGGCTCTGGGGTTTACGTGCGAATGTGGAAGAGACAAAATCACAAATGGGAACGTAAAATCATTGGGATTTTTTCTGGGCACCAATGGGTGGACACCAATGGCTCACCCCAGGATTTCAATGTGGCCGTCCGCATTACTCCTCTCAAATATGCACAGATTTGTTATTGGATCACGGGTAACTATCAGCACTGTAGGGAGGGGTAA